CGTCCAACTTGGCGTAGATCGCCGACCGTACGCCCCGGTCGCCGCCGGTCATCTCGTCCAGGACCGCGCTCCAGAGCCCGGCCAGCCGCTGCACGTCCGGGTCGGCCGGATCGGTGCCCGCCTCCAGGTGCGGCCGAAGAGTAGCGACGAGCCGCCCGCACCGGTCCTGCCAGCCGGCGAACCGGTCGTCGAAGCCGGGCTCCCGGTGCCGTGCCGCCGCGGCGGCCAGCTGTTCGGGGGTGAAGTAGCTGGACTGCATCATCGCCTCCATCGTCCGGATCAGCTCGTCGATCGAGGGGTCCCGCGCCTCCCGCAACGCCTGCTGCAGCGTCGCGAGCCGACGCCGCAGGTCGTGCAACGCCGCGAACTCCCGGTCGACCTGGCTCCGCTGCCGCTCGACGATCGGGCCGAGCTCGGCCGGCCCCCCGTCCAGCGCGCGCGTGACCTCGGCCAGCGACAGCCCGAGGTAGCGCAGCCCCAGGACCTGGTAGAGCCGCCGGACGTCGGCCGCCGTGTAGAGCCGATGACCAGCGGCGGACCGTTCGGCCGGCCGGAGCAGCCCGATGACGTCGAAGTGGTGCAGGGTCCGGACCGTTACTCCGGAGGCGCGCGCCAGCTCTCCGACCTTCCACCGTCGTTCGTCCACGAGATCACCCGGATTCGACGTTAGGTCCTGACCCCACGTCAGGTTCAAGCCCGCGGGCGCGCGCGAGCGGCGGGGGCTACGCCGCGGCTGCGCGGCCGCGGTCACGCGGCGGCAGGCTGCGCGGTGAGCGTGGCCCCGCGGCGGCAGGCTGCGCGGTGAGCGTGGCCGCGGCGGTTACGCGGCTGCGGCGGGCTTGCGCGCGGCCAGCCGCTCGACAACGCCGAGCGTGAAGCGGTCGTGCCGTTCGATCGGCAGGCCGAGTGCCTGCACGTGCCGGATCGGCCGCCGACGCCAGTGCTCGCCGCCGAGCGGAACCGTGATCACCTCGATCGCGCGCTGGAGCAGGCGGCCCGCCCAGGGTGCGGCCTCGACGTGGTCGGCGAGCAGCAGCAGCCCGTCCGGACGCAGCACCCGGACCATCTCCTGCACGGCCTGCCGGTCGTCGGGGATCGCGCAGAGCGAGAACGTGCACACGACCGTGTCGAACGAGTCGTCGGCGAACGGCAGCGACTGGGCGTCACCGACCCGCAAGTCGTGGTCGCGGCCCAGATCGCTCGCGCGGCGGCGGGCCTGGTCGAGCATCGGGGAGCTCCACTCGATGCCGGTCAGGCGGACGTCGTCGGGGTAGTGCGGCAGGTTCAGCCCGGTGCCGATCGCCACCTCGAGCGTATTGCCGGTGGCTTGACGGCAGACCCAGGCACGGGTGTCGCGGAACAAGCGCCGGTCCATGAAGCCCATTTGCCGGTCGTAAGAATCGGCCTGCTTGTCCCAGAACCGGCGCAGCCGATCGTCACGGTTCGTCAACTCTGGCACGGGGTGCTCCTCCCGTTCGCCGTCGGTGCTCTCGACGGTACTCAGTCGTCCAAGAGGCTCCCGGGTCCGGCGCGCTCCGTCGCCTGGGTACAGCTAGACGTGTATTCATTGTTCGCTGTACTGTCACGGCCATGAAGACGCTGACCTACGGGGAGGTCCTGGCGCGGTTCGGGCATGCGTTGTCCGATCCGGTCCGGGCGCGGGTGTTGCTGGCCCTGCGCGACGGACCGGCCTACCCGGCGGACCTGGCCGAACTGCTGGGCACGTCACGGCAGAACCTGTCCAACCATCTGGCGTGCCTGCGGGGCTGCGGGCTGGTGGTCGCCGTACCGGAAGGCCGCCGCACCCGGTACGAACTCGCGGACGCACGGTTGCGGCACGCGCTGGGTGACCTGCTCGGGTTGGTGCTGGCGGTGGATCCGGAGGCCTGCCCGGACGCGGACGACAAGGGCTGCTGCTGATGGGCTCCCCGTTGCCGCTGGTGGGTCTCGGGCCGTCGCCGTCGCGGCGCACGACGCTGGCCCGGCGGGTCCGATGGCTGGTGGCGGCGACGATCGCCTACAACGTGGTCGAGGCGGTGGTGGCCCTCACCGCGGGCAGCCTGGCCTCGTCGACCGCGCTGATCGGCTTCGGTCTGGATTCGGTGATCGAAGTGTCGTCGGCAGCCGCGGTGGCGTGGCAGTTCGCCGGCCGGGAGCCGGAAGCTCGGGAGAAGGTGGCGCTGCGGGTCATCGCGGTGTCGTTCTTCGCGCTAGCCGCCTACGTCGGCGTCGAGTCCGTCCGAGCGCTGATCGGCGGGGAACGCGCTGACCATTCGACGGTCGGCCTGGTGCTGGCTGCGCTGTCGCTGGTGATCATGCCGGTACTTTCGGCCGCGCAGCGTCGGACGGGCCGGGAACTCGGTTCGGCCTCGGCGGTCGCGGACTCCAAGCAGACAATGTTGTGCACCTATCTGTCCGCCGTCCTGCTGGTCGGCCTCGGCGTGAACTCGCTGTTCGGCTGGTGGTGGGCCGATCCGATCGCGGGGCTGGTCATCGCCGTGATCGCGATCAAAGAGGGACGCGAGGCCTGGCGCGGAGACGCGTGCTGCGCGCCAGGATCCGCCCTGGTCAACGTGTCCGATCGCGGCACCGGCTGCGCCGACGGCTGCTGCTCCGACCACAGCTGAACAATCGCCTCAAGGAGATCCGTCGATGGCAGTGGCAGCGCTGGTGCTGTATCTAACTGGACTCGGTCTGGCGTTCGGATGGCGCAGCGTCGCGCAGCGGCGCCGCACCGGTGACACCGGCCTGCGCTTGCACGCCGGGCCGGTCGGGTCAGTGGCGTGGTGGGCGAAAATGTCGTTCGTCGCCGCGCTGTTGCTCGGCGCCGCCGCGCCGATCGCCGCGCTGGCCGGCCTGCCGCTGGCGGCCGTCTTCGATCGGCCCGTGAGTCGGTGGCTCGGGGTGTTGATCGCGGTCGCCGGAGTCCTCGGCGTGCTGTGGTGCCAGTCCGGAATGGGCGCCTCCTGGCGGGTCGGGGTGGACCCCGCCGAGCGCACGGCACTGGTGACGACCGGCCCGTTCGCGGTCGTGCGGAACCCGATCTTCACCGCGATGATCGCAACGAGCGCCGGTTTGGCGTTGATGGTGCCGACCGTGGTCGCGTTCGCGGCGCTGGTGCTGTTGATCGCGTCCGTCGAGTTGCAGGTGCGCGCTATCGAGGAGCCATATCTACGACGCG
The Cryptosporangium minutisporangium DNA segment above includes these coding regions:
- a CDS encoding cation diffusion facilitator family transporter yields the protein MGSPLPLVGLGPSPSRRTTLARRVRWLVAATIAYNVVEAVVALTAGSLASSTALIGFGLDSVIEVSSAAAVAWQFAGREPEAREKVALRVIAVSFFALAAYVGVESVRALIGGERADHSTVGLVLAALSLVIMPVLSAAQRRTGRELGSASAVADSKQTMLCTYLSAVLLVGLGVNSLFGWWWADPIAGLVIAVIAIKEGREAWRGDACCAPGSALVNVSDRGTGCADGCCSDHS
- a CDS encoding metalloregulator ArsR/SmtB family transcription factor — translated: MKTLTYGEVLARFGHALSDPVRARVLLALRDGPAYPADLAELLGTSRQNLSNHLACLRGCGLVVAVPEGRRTRYELADARLRHALGDLLGLVLAVDPEACPDADDKGCC
- a CDS encoding isoprenylcysteine carboxylmethyltransferase family protein, encoding MAVAALVLYLTGLGLAFGWRSVAQRRRTGDTGLRLHAGPVGSVAWWAKMSFVAALLLGAAAPIAALAGLPLAAVFDRPVSRWLGVLIAVAGVLGVLWCQSGMGASWRVGVDPAERTALVTTGPFAVVRNPIFTAMIATSAGLALMVPTVVAFAALVLLIASVELQVRAIEEPYLRRVHGSVYTAYTAEVGRFLPRIGRASAGTTP
- a CDS encoding class I SAM-dependent methyltransferase, which codes for MTNRDDRLRRFWDKQADSYDRQMGFMDRRLFRDTRAWVCRQATGNTLEVAIGTGLNLPHYPDDVRLTGIEWSSPMLDQARRRASDLGRDHDLRVGDAQSLPFADDSFDTVVCTFSLCAIPDDRQAVQEMVRVLRPDGLLLLADHVEAAPWAGRLLQRAIEVITVPLGGEHWRRRPIRHVQALGLPIERHDRFTLGVVERLAARKPAAAA
- a CDS encoding MerR family transcriptional regulator — protein: MDERRWKVGELARASGVTVRTLHHFDVIGLLRPAERSAAGHRLYTAADVRRLYQVLGLRYLGLSLAEVTRALDGGPAELGPIVERQRSQVDREFAALHDLRRRLATLQQALREARDPSIDELIRTMEAMMQSSYFTPEQLAAAAARHREPGFDDRFAGWQDRCGRLVATLRPHLEAGTDPADPDVQRLAGLWSAVLDEMTGGDRGVRSAIYAKLDGQGPDRATRGIVDAASWDYLKRAFAVGYGGAPTGDGTA